The Capra hircus breed San Clemente chromosome 2, ASM170441v1, whole genome shotgun sequence genome window below encodes:
- the POLR2D gene encoding DNA-directed RNA polymerase II subunit RPB4: MAAGGNDPRSGDVEEDASQLIFPKEFETAETLLNSEVHMLLEHRKQQNESAEDEQELSEVFMKTLNYTARFSRFKNRETIASVRSLLLQKKLHKFELACLANLCPETAEESKALIPSLEGRFEDEELQQILDDIQTKRSFQY; encoded by the exons ATGGCGGCGGGCGGGAACGATCCGCGCTCTGGAGATGTAGAGGAGGACGCATCCCAACTCATCTTTCCCAAAG AGTTTGAAACAGCTGAGACGCTTCTGAATTCGGAAGTTCATATGCTTCTTGAGCATCGGAAGCAGCAGAATGAGAGCGCAGAGGATGAGCAGGAACTTTCCGAGGTCTTCATGAAAACTTTAAATTACACTGCCCGTTTCAGTCGTTTCAAAAACAGAGAGACCATCGCCAGTGTCCGTAG CTTGCTGCTCCAGAAGAAGCTTCATAAGTTTGAGTTGGCCTGTTTAGCCAACCTTTGTCCAGAGACTGCTGAGGAGTCCAAGGCTCTGATCCCAAG CCTAGAGGGGCGGTTTGAAGATGAGGAGCTACAGCAGATTCTTGATGACATCCAGACCAAGCGCAGCTTTCAGTATTAA